In Mytilus edulis chromosome 7, xbMytEdul2.2, whole genome shotgun sequence, a single genomic region encodes these proteins:
- the LOC139483569 gene encoding sulfotransferase 1B1-like codes for MALDLEKIKKIRESLKPVPLPEHDGVGYPSFLPFREKGAEQALKDITNFQSRDTDIMICTYAKSGTHWINEITSMLIRKTAELDNINKATTMLETIYDFSVTDDLPSPRLLNTHCQFRYLPKGHIEHRGKIIHMIRNPKDTCASFYHHSRKDNIFLSFFGTWNEFFDLWMSAKCAYGSWYTYEKGIAQAEKDYPGMIFTCSYEEMKKDPKTEIRKLADFLEGQCTDKLIEDIAKATSFENMKENKIDFSKAGDGTTFIYRKGIVGDWKNHFTVAQNEQFDAQYVEEFQDCSYKSMFDLELCTIK; via the exons ATGGCATTGGATTtggaaaaaattaagaaaattagaGAGAGTCTAAAACCTGTTCCCTTACCGGAGCATGATGGAGTTGGTTATCCATCTTTCCTTCCATTCAGAGAGAAAGGAGCCGAACAAGCTTTAAAAGATATCACTAATTTCCAGTCAAGAGATACAGACATTATGATATGCACGTATGCAAAGTCAG gaacacatTGGATAAACGAAATCACCAGTATGTTAATCCGAAAAACAGCAGAACTCGATAATATAAACAAAGCTACGACGATGCTGGAAACCATTTACGACTTTTCTGTCACGGATGACCTTCCATCGCCTAGACTACTCAACACTCATTGTCAGTTCCGGTATCTTCCGAAGGGACACATCGAACATAGGGGCAAGATAATACACATGATTAGAAACCCGAAAGACACATGCGCATCGTTCTATCACCATTCGAGGAAAGACAATATATTTCTTAGCTTCTTTGGAACTTGGAATGAGTTTTTCGACTTGTGGATGTCGGCAAAAT GTGCATACGGATCATGGTACACTTATGAAAAGGGTATTGCACAAGCAGAGAAAGACTATCCTGGCATGATATTCACTTGCTCTTATGAGGAAATGAAAAAG GACCCCAAAACAGAGATTAGGAAGCTAGCCGACTTCCTAGAAGGACAATGCACAGATAAACTTATAGAAGACATTGCAAAAGCAACATCATTTGAGAACATGAAAGAAAATAAGATTGATTTTTCAAAAGCTGGGGACGGAACGACATTCATATATAGAAAAG GAATAGTAGGAGACTGGAAAAACCACTTCACTGTAGCACAAAATGAACAATTTGATGCCCAATATGTTGAAGAGTTTCAAGACTGTTCATACAAATCTATGTTTGATTTAGAATTATGTACAATAAAGTAA